A genomic window from Aestuariirhabdus litorea includes:
- a CDS encoding SDR family oxidoreductase: MATVMITGCSRGLGLEFTRQYLQEGWKVYASCRNPEGCTELQALAAENPRLHLLPLDIADNASIERAAKALQGQPLDLLVQNAGVYGPGASRLETVQVEPWMETLRINALAPLMVVQRLLDNLRLGYDPCVVLLSSKMGSMTDNLSGGSYVYRSSKAALNAVGKSLAEDLRGEGIRVLLMHPGWVKTDMGGPNALIDAVTSVASMRQVIAATTLSETGCFLDYNGDPLPW, from the coding sequence ATGGCAACGGTCATGATTACGGGATGTAGCCGGGGGCTCGGGCTGGAGTTCACCCGCCAGTATCTGCAGGAGGGTTGGAAGGTCTATGCCAGCTGCCGCAACCCGGAGGGCTGTACCGAGTTGCAGGCCCTCGCCGCAGAAAACCCCAGGCTGCACCTGTTGCCACTGGATATTGCCGATAACGCCTCCATTGAGCGCGCTGCCAAGGCACTGCAGGGTCAACCGCTGGACCTGCTGGTCCAGAACGCAGGCGTCTATGGGCCCGGTGCCAGTCGCCTGGAAACGGTTCAGGTGGAGCCCTGGATGGAGACTCTCCGGATCAACGCCCTGGCCCCGCTGATGGTGGTGCAGCGCCTGCTGGATAACCTGCGTCTGGGCTATGACCCCTGCGTAGTGCTGCTGAGTAGCAAGATGGGCAGTATGACCGATAACCTCAGCGGGGGGAGCTACGTCTACCGCAGCTCCAAGGCAGCCCTGAATGCGGTGGGCAAGAGCCTTGCCGAAGACTTGAGGGGCGAGGGGATTCGGGTACTCCTGATGCACCCCGGTTGGGTGAAAACCGATATGGGGGGGCCCAATGCCCTGATCGATGCCGTCACATCGGTGGCCTCTATGCGTCAAGTGATAGCCGCCACCACCCTCTCGGAGACGGGCTGCTTCCTGGATTACAACGGCGACCCGCTCCCCTGGTAA
- a CDS encoding ion transporter, producing the protein MATQRLKEHLYEVIFGTETPAGRRFDLFLIAAILLSIGVAMLDSVQEISSRYHQQFFIIEWVFTLLFTLEYIARLYCSPKPLSYARSFFGIVDLLAILPSYLALLYSGSTFLVIIRLLRVLRIFRILKLMRYLRDANVLWRSMLSSRRKIFVFFCSVLVLATIFGSLMYVVEGDKSGFTSIPKSIYWAIVTITTVGYGDITPHTVFGQVLASMVMVTGYSIIAVPTGIITAELADELRRDRSAKYCANCNRSGHDNDAEHCKYCGAGLNP; encoded by the coding sequence ATGGCGACGCAGCGCTTGAAAGAGCACCTCTACGAGGTCATCTTTGGAACCGAAACCCCGGCGGGGCGCCGCTTCGACCTGTTCCTGATTGCCGCCATCCTGCTCAGTATCGGGGTGGCCATGCTGGACTCGGTCCAGGAGATCTCCTCCCGTTACCACCAGCAGTTTTTTATCATTGAGTGGGTGTTCACCCTGCTCTTTACCCTCGAGTACATCGCCCGTCTCTACTGCTCGCCCAAGCCGCTCAGCTACGCCCGCAGCTTCTTCGGCATCGTTGACCTGCTGGCGATTCTGCCCAGTTACCTGGCACTGCTCTACAGCGGCTCGACCTTCCTGGTGATCATCCGCCTGCTGCGGGTCCTGCGGATCTTCCGTATCCTCAAGCTGATGCGCTACCTGCGCGACGCCAATGTGCTCTGGCGCTCCATGCTCTCCTCGCGCCGCAAGATCTTTGTCTTCTTCTGCTCGGTACTGGTGCTGGCCACGATTTTCGGCTCCCTGATGTACGTGGTGGAGGGGGATAAGAGCGGGTTTACCAGCATTCCCAAAAGCATCTACTGGGCGATCGTCACCATCACCACCGTGGGCTACGGTGACATCACCCCCCACACCGTGTTCGGCCAGGTGCTGGCCTCGATGGTGATGGTGACCGGTTACTCCATCATTGCCGTTCCCACCGGGATCATCACCGCCGAGCTGGCCGATGAACTGCGTCGCGATCGCTCCGCCAAATACTGCGCCAACTGCAACCGTAGCGGCCACGATAACGATGCCGAACACTGCAAATACTGTGGCGCCGGCCTCAACCCCTGA
- a CDS encoding response regulator transcription factor, which produces MQEQESTVFIIDDDEAVRDSLRLLMKSVGQSVETFASPAEFLNSYDENRPGCIVLDIRMPGMSGLELQGKLNEMHCILPIIFITGHGDVQMAVQAIKDGAMNFIQKPFRDQELLDLINDALKLDAEQRKELLEHKEILRRLSTLTDREREVLHHVIEGKANKVIALDINLSQRTVEIHRSRVMEKMGTKSLAHLVRQVMQVQDQM; this is translated from the coding sequence ATGCAAGAACAGGAATCGACAGTTTTCATCATTGACGACGACGAGGCGGTCAGGGACTCGCTACGACTGTTGATGAAATCCGTTGGGCAGAGCGTAGAGACCTTTGCCTCCCCGGCCGAATTCCTCAACAGTTACGATGAAAATCGCCCGGGCTGTATTGTGCTGGATATTCGTATGCCGGGGATGAGCGGGCTTGAGCTGCAGGGCAAGCTCAATGAGATGCACTGCATCCTTCCCATTATTTTTATCACCGGCCACGGTGATGTACAGATGGCGGTGCAGGCGATCAAGGACGGCGCCATGAACTTCATCCAGAAGCCGTTCCGTGACCAGGAGCTGCTGGACCTGATCAACGACGCCCTCAAGCTCGACGCCGAGCAACGCAAGGAGCTGCTGGAGCACAAGGAGATCCTGCGCCGCCTGAGCACCCTCACCGACCGCGAGCGTGAAGTGTTGCACCATGTGATTGAGGGCAAGGCCAACAAGGTGATCGCACTGGACATCAACCTGAGCCAGCGCACCGTCGAAATCCACCGCTCCCGGGTAATGGAGAAGATGGGCACCAAGTCCCTCGCCCACCTGGTGCGCCAGGTAATGCAGGTTCAGGACCAGATGTAG
- a CDS encoding ABC transporter permease produces MLDLHGYGQSILSGAIVTIEVALLSLLLSMVLGIGTALAKLSRSLIAKSVAVVYTTVIRGIPDLVLMLLIFFGGQMLVNELAYMVGYEDYIDINPFVAGVLTIGFIFGAYMAETFRGAILAVDSGQLEAARAYGMTSLQVFRRILFPQMMRHALPGFGNNWLVLLKTTALVSIIGLDDMVRKASLAAGSTQKPFTFYLAVSVIFLVFTSISVGYLQWLERRYSASLRREA; encoded by the coding sequence ATGCTTGATCTTCACGGCTATGGGCAAAGTATTCTCAGTGGCGCCATCGTTACCATTGAGGTAGCACTGCTGTCACTGTTACTGAGCATGGTGCTGGGGATTGGTACCGCACTGGCCAAACTCTCCCGCTCACTGATCGCCAAAAGCGTCGCAGTGGTCTACACCACGGTGATTCGTGGCATCCCCGACCTGGTGCTGATGCTGCTGATCTTCTTTGGCGGGCAGATGCTGGTGAACGAACTGGCCTATATGGTGGGCTACGAAGATTACATCGATATTAACCCCTTTGTGGCAGGGGTTCTGACCATCGGTTTTATCTTCGGTGCCTACATGGCGGAAACCTTTCGCGGCGCCATTCTGGCTGTCGACAGCGGCCAACTGGAAGCGGCCCGGGCCTATGGCATGACCAGCCTACAGGTGTTCCGCCGGATTCTGTTTCCGCAGATGATGCGCCATGCCCTGCCAGGTTTTGGCAACAACTGGCTGGTCTTACTCAAGACAACCGCGCTGGTGTCGATCATCGGCCTCGATGACATGGTGCGCAAGGCGTCGCTGGCGGCCGGCTCAACCCAGAAGCCCTTCACCTTTTACCTGGCGGTGTCGGTTATCTTCCTGGTCTTTACCTCGATTTCGGTCGGCTACCTGCAGTGGCTTGAGCGTCGTTACAGCGCCAGCCTGAGACGTGAGGCCTAA
- a CDS encoding P-II family nitrogen regulator produces the protein MHFKLLLAFVEDSKTDAVVAAAREAGATGSTVINNARGEGLNKSKTFFGLTLETQRDIVLMIVEEHLSRRILENIAEAGEFDTSPGSGIAVQLDVEDAVGVAHQVTELVGKMEQSL, from the coding sequence ATGCACTTTAAACTGCTACTGGCTTTTGTTGAGGACAGCAAGACGGATGCTGTGGTGGCGGCTGCCCGCGAGGCGGGAGCCACCGGCTCGACCGTGATCAACAACGCGCGCGGCGAGGGGCTGAACAAGAGCAAAACCTTCTTTGGCCTCACCCTGGAGACCCAGCGAGACATCGTGCTGATGATCGTCGAGGAGCACCTCAGTCGTCGCATTCTGGAGAACATCGCCGAGGCTGGCGAATTTGATACCTCCCCCGGCAGCGGCATTGCGGTGCAGCTGGATGTGGAGGATGCGGTGGGGGTGGCCCACCAGGTAACGGAACTGGTAGGCAAAATGGAGCAATCACTATGA
- a CDS encoding ABC transporter substrate-binding protein codes for MIKRLFAVGATVIALAATPAMAKEWNKVRIGVEGAYPPFSQTNPDGSVTGFDIDIANALCAAMNAECTMVKQDWDGIIPALLARKYDAIIASMSITEERKQKVDFTNKYYTSPLAYVAKKGAGIDTSNLAGKTVGVQRSTIADTYISNAVEGVNVKRYGTQDEAYLDMKSDRLDLLLGDIFVMTDGFLAKEGGDAYELTGKSITDPKWVGEGIGIAVRKRDKDLTEQFNAAIEKIRADGTYDTIRKKYFDFEIY; via the coding sequence ATGATAAAGCGTTTGTTTGCCGTTGGTGCCACTGTGATCGCGTTGGCGGCTACTCCGGCCATGGCTAAAGAGTGGAACAAAGTTCGCATCGGTGTTGAGGGGGCTTACCCTCCCTTCAGCCAGACCAATCCCGATGGTTCGGTGACCGGTTTCGATATCGATATTGCCAATGCCCTCTGTGCGGCCATGAATGCCGAGTGCACCATGGTCAAGCAGGATTGGGACGGGATTATTCCTGCGCTGCTGGCGCGCAAGTACGATGCCATCATCGCCTCCATGTCCATCACCGAAGAGCGCAAGCAGAAAGTTGATTTCACCAACAAGTACTACACCTCTCCGCTGGCCTATGTCGCCAAGAAGGGAGCGGGTATCGACACCAGCAACCTGGCCGGCAAGACCGTAGGTGTGCAGCGTTCAACCATTGCTGATACCTATATCTCCAACGCGGTTGAGGGAGTGAACGTCAAGCGTTACGGCACTCAGGATGAAGCTTACCTGGATATGAAGTCTGATCGCCTGGACCTGCTGCTGGGTGATATTTTTGTTATGACCGATGGCTTCCTCGCCAAAGAGGGCGGCGACGCCTATGAGCTGACCGGTAAGAGCATCACCGATCCCAAGTGGGTGGGTGAAGGTATCGGTATCGCGGTTCGCAAGCGCGACAAGGACCTGACCGAGCAGTTTAATGCGGCGATCGAAAAGATCCGTGCCGATGGCACTTACGACACGATCCGCAAGAAGTACTTCGACTTCGAAATCTACTAA
- a CDS encoding ABC transporter ATP-binding protein has translation MSSNTPALEVNDLHKHFNELEVLKGVSLTAQKGDVISMIGSSGSGKSTFLRCINLLEIPTSGDIYLHGEKIAMKPGKRGVPMPADQKQVERIRSRLSMVFQSFNLWSHMTIEENIIEAPIQVLGLSKKEALERARRLMDKVGIYEKRDYYPGHMSGGQQQRAAIARALAMDPEVMLFDEPTSALDPELVGEVLKVMQDLAEEGRTMIVVTHEMAFARDVSNKVLFLHQGLIEEQGHPDTVFNNPESERLQQFLASSY, from the coding sequence ATGAGCAGCAATACCCCTGCACTGGAAGTGAATGACCTGCATAAGCATTTCAATGAACTGGAGGTGCTCAAGGGAGTGTCGCTGACGGCCCAGAAGGGGGATGTGATCTCCATGATCGGCTCCTCCGGCTCCGGCAAAAGTACCTTCCTGCGTTGTATCAATCTCCTTGAAATCCCCACCTCCGGCGATATCTACCTGCACGGCGAAAAGATTGCGATGAAGCCCGGCAAGCGGGGCGTGCCCATGCCCGCGGACCAGAAGCAGGTGGAGCGTATTCGCTCACGCCTGTCGATGGTGTTCCAGAGCTTTAACCTCTGGTCCCATATGACCATCGAGGAGAACATCATTGAGGCCCCCATCCAGGTGCTGGGTTTGTCGAAGAAGGAGGCCCTGGAGCGGGCCCGCCGCCTGATGGACAAGGTGGGTATCTACGAGAAGCGTGATTACTATCCCGGCCACATGTCCGGCGGTCAGCAGCAGCGTGCGGCGATCGCTCGGGCGCTGGCCATGGACCCGGAGGTGATGCTATTTGATGAGCCCACCTCGGCGCTGGACCCGGAGTTGGTGGGTGAGGTACTCAAGGTGATGCAGGACCTGGCTGAAGAGGGTCGCACCATGATTGTGGTTACCCATGAAATGGCCTTTGCCCGAGATGTATCAAACAAGGTACTCTTTCTGCATCAGGGGCTGATTGAAGAGCAGGGGCATCCCGATACGGTCTTTAATAACCCTGAATCAGAACGGCTGCAGCAGTTTCTTGCCAGCAGTTATTAA
- a CDS encoding DMT family transporter — translation MSNPLYRGALFILLSELLLVLSGATIRQLAHELPNEVIVFCRNLFALGLLLPWLMRQGSAAIQTRHIRFHLMRAAVGVSAMYCLYYSWAHLPLAEAALFKQTAPFFIPVIALLWLGEQIPRSVRIAIGLGFLGVALILKPGAAGLNPVLLVALAGALLGALAKVTIRRMASTEPSTRIVFYFALFTSLLSVLPALMNWVTPSTQGWGLILLMAALSTGAQLSLSHAYALAPAGRLGPFTYSSILFATLLGWLLWAESLALATLIGMGLVIAAGVLAVADQLPRRKPL, via the coding sequence ATGTCCAACCCCCTCTACCGCGGTGCGCTCTTTATTCTCCTGTCCGAGCTGCTACTGGTGCTCAGCGGCGCCACCATTCGACAGCTGGCCCATGAGCTGCCCAACGAGGTGATCGTCTTTTGCCGCAACCTGTTTGCCCTGGGGCTGCTGCTCCCCTGGCTGATGCGCCAGGGGAGCGCCGCCATCCAGACCCGGCATATCAGGTTTCACCTGATGCGCGCCGCGGTCGGGGTCAGCGCCATGTACTGCCTCTACTACTCCTGGGCCCACCTGCCCCTGGCGGAGGCGGCCCTGTTTAAACAGACCGCCCCCTTCTTTATTCCGGTGATCGCCCTCCTGTGGCTGGGCGAGCAGATTCCCAGGAGCGTCAGGATTGCCATTGGCTTAGGCTTTCTTGGCGTTGCCCTGATCCTTAAGCCGGGCGCCGCAGGGCTGAACCCGGTGCTGTTGGTCGCCCTAGCCGGTGCCCTGCTGGGGGCCCTGGCCAAGGTCACCATCAGGCGCATGGCCAGCACCGAACCCAGCACCCGCATCGTCTTTTACTTTGCCCTCTTCACCAGCCTGCTCTCGGTGCTGCCGGCGCTGATGAACTGGGTCACCCCCTCGACCCAGGGGTGGGGGCTGATCCTGCTGATGGCGGCGCTCTCAACCGGCGCCCAGCTCTCCCTCAGCCATGCCTATGCGCTGGCACCGGCAGGACGCCTTGGCCCTTTTACCTACTCATCGATTCTCTTTGCCACCCTGCTGGGCTGGTTACTGTGGGCAGAATCGCTGGCGCTGGCCACCCTGATCGGCATGGGGCTGGTGATCGCGGCGGGGGTACTGGCGGTAGCCGACCAGCTACCGCGCAGGAAGCCGCTATAA
- a CDS encoding DUF1538 domain-containing protein: MLGSLRDLAPIIVVILFFQFAVLQQPLPQLLDLVLGLVFVVLGLTFFIFGLEMGLFPIGETLAHAFALKGSVFWLLLFAFALGFGTTIAEPALIAVAGEAATIAAEAGVIATTREATEGYANGLRLTVAFSVGLAIVIGVLRILMGWPIHWLIIGGYVMVVIMTLFAPPEIIGIAYDSGGVTTSTITVPLVTALGVGLASSIKGRNPMIDGFGLIAFASLTPMIFVMGYGMVIG; encoded by the coding sequence ATGCTGGGCAGCCTGCGGGACCTGGCGCCCATCATCGTGGTGATCCTCTTTTTCCAGTTCGCCGTTTTGCAGCAACCGCTACCGCAACTACTCGACCTTGTACTCGGGTTGGTGTTCGTGGTGCTGGGGCTGACCTTCTTTATTTTCGGACTGGAGATGGGGCTGTTTCCCATTGGTGAGACCCTGGCCCACGCCTTTGCCCTCAAGGGCAGTGTGTTCTGGCTGCTGCTGTTCGCCTTTGCCCTCGGCTTCGGCACCACCATCGCCGAACCCGCCCTCATTGCCGTCGCCGGCGAAGCCGCCACCATCGCCGCCGAGGCCGGGGTGATCGCGACCACCCGGGAGGCCACCGAGGGCTACGCCAACGGCCTGCGCCTGACGGTGGCCTTTTCGGTGGGGCTGGCGATCGTGATCGGGGTCTTGCGCATCCTTATGGGCTGGCCGATTCACTGGCTGATCATCGGCGGCTATGTGATGGTGGTGATCATGACCCTGTTCGCCCCGCCCGAGATTATCGGCATCGCCTACGACTCCGGCGGCGTCACCACCTCCACCATTACCGTTCCCCTGGTGACGGCACTGGGGGTGGGGCTGGCCTCTTCCATTAAAGGCCGAAACCCCATGATCGATGGCTTTGGCCTGATCGCCTTCGCCTCGCTGACCCCCATGATTTTCGTGATGGGCTACGGCATGGTGATCGGCTGA
- a CDS encoding CBS domain-containing protein, with the protein MSEQRRITVSEVMKGQFIEMDGLMTVAEAIQALVKESAHTLIIKKRHDHDEYGIVVLADISKKVLARDRSPERVNLYEIMTKPVLSVAPDMDIRYCARLFDQFGLACAPVLDKGQMVGVITYEEIVLHGLLALVSD; encoded by the coding sequence ATGAGCGAGCAGCGACGCATTACAGTCAGCGAGGTGATGAAGGGGCAGTTCATCGAGATGGATGGGCTGATGACGGTGGCGGAGGCGATTCAGGCACTGGTGAAGGAGAGCGCCCACACCCTGATCATCAAGAAACGCCACGATCACGATGAGTACGGCATCGTGGTGCTGGCCGATATTTCAAAAAAGGTGCTGGCCAGGGACCGCTCGCCAGAGCGGGTCAACCTCTATGAGATCATGACCAAGCCGGTGCTCAGCGTCGCCCCCGACATGGATATCCGCTACTGCGCCCGCCTGTTCGACCAGTTCGGACTGGCCTGTGCCCCGGTGTTGGATAAGGGTCAGATGGTGGGGGTGATCACCTACGAGGAGATCGTTCTGCACGGGCTGCTGGCACTGGTGAGTGATTAA
- a CDS encoding putative bifunctional diguanylate cyclase/phosphodiesterase, with translation MHNPASTLPLMSLLLGLSSGIMLAAAITTGVLARISAQQLMRELYRALCFICLCGVGYQVCTLLYHQATTQAQSLLLARWQLSFELIAPIGYAALCATFTRQTSVRPWLSLVCALCITLLLINIASPQTLRFDSPVDLRHFHYPWGEAVYLLEGPPGALTALWLLGVNGIYAYCLWRFLRHWWTEHSLLAALWACYLLLQAIASTIGAMIDDGRVNSVYLAGFAASLMVIGVCVILAYEAVRKAAAAFEREQALTLEMEQRLKAETRIHRIAFEDPLTELPTRSMLREYLKQRLPADQESPRPLLYLQVNLDHFKRINDELGQDVGDHLLQLLARRLRNTVGLSMMVARIAGDEFVLIDEHVKSQSPEYARQIASKVLSIIHQPLQVNDHSLHLGATIAMLMVPLHARTVHEVMKGASITMSRAKKSGRGRFHLYDPRSGEESRLRQQLEQALRQALLNEQFELHYQPLMDSNRRCIGAEALIRWPSPERGMVAPDRFIPLAEETGMIHAIGDWVLQQALNRLQRWQTELPGFDGYLTINVSPWQFARPDFVTSLHSAIHKSNIPHHRLCLEITEGVLLTDREETIDKLNQLRKLGLMIALDDFGTGYSSLAYLRDLPIDVLKIDRSFISDLQLEAPRHLVDAIISIGRHMNIKTVAEGVETEPQWSHLKSMGCDSFQGYLFSPALNAEAFSRWIRQHQPGSCA, from the coding sequence ATGCATAACCCTGCTTCCACACTGCCGCTCATGAGCCTGCTGCTGGGTCTCTCCAGCGGCATCATGCTGGCCGCGGCCATCACCACGGGTGTGCTGGCGCGCATCAGCGCCCAGCAACTGATGCGCGAGCTCTACCGGGCGCTCTGCTTCATCTGCCTGTGTGGGGTCGGCTATCAGGTCTGCACCCTGCTCTACCACCAGGCCACCACCCAGGCCCAGAGCCTGCTACTGGCGCGCTGGCAGCTCAGTTTCGAGCTGATTGCCCCGATCGGCTACGCCGCCCTGTGCGCGACCTTTACCCGACAGACCTCGGTGCGCCCCTGGCTCAGTCTGGTCTGCGCACTCTGTATCACCCTGTTGCTGATCAACATCGCCAGTCCCCAGACCCTGCGCTTCGACAGCCCTGTGGACCTGCGCCACTTCCACTACCCCTGGGGAGAGGCTGTCTACCTGCTGGAGGGCCCCCCCGGGGCACTGACCGCGCTCTGGCTGCTGGGGGTCAATGGCATCTACGCCTACTGCCTGTGGCGCTTCCTGCGCCACTGGTGGACGGAACACTCGCTGCTGGCGGCACTCTGGGCCTGCTACCTGCTGCTGCAGGCGATCGCCAGCACCATCGGCGCCATGATCGATGATGGCCGGGTCAACAGCGTCTACCTGGCGGGGTTTGCCGCTTCACTGATGGTCATCGGCGTCTGCGTCATTCTCGCCTACGAGGCGGTTCGCAAGGCCGCCGCCGCCTTCGAGCGGGAGCAGGCACTGACCCTGGAGATGGAGCAACGGTTGAAGGCCGAGACCCGAATCCACCGTATCGCCTTCGAAGACCCGCTCACCGAGCTGCCGACCCGCTCCATGCTGCGCGAGTACCTGAAACAGCGCCTACCCGCCGATCAGGAGTCGCCGCGTCCACTGCTCTACCTGCAGGTCAACCTTGATCACTTCAAGCGCATCAACGACGAGCTGGGGCAGGACGTTGGCGACCACCTGTTGCAACTGCTGGCCAGGCGCCTGCGCAACACTGTCGGTCTGTCGATGATGGTGGCCCGCATTGCCGGTGACGAGTTTGTCCTGATCGACGAGCACGTCAAGAGCCAATCCCCCGAGTACGCTCGCCAGATTGCGTCCAAGGTGCTCTCCATTATTCACCAGCCGCTGCAGGTCAATGACCACAGCCTGCACCTCGGTGCCACCATCGCCATGCTGATGGTGCCCCTACACGCGCGAACGGTGCATGAGGTGATGAAGGGCGCCAGCATCACCATGAGCCGGGCCAAAAAAAGTGGCCGCGGCCGCTTCCACCTCTACGACCCCAGGTCCGGGGAGGAGAGCCGGCTTCGGCAACAGCTGGAGCAGGCGCTGCGCCAGGCACTGCTCAACGAGCAGTTTGAGCTTCATTACCAGCCACTGATGGACAGTAACCGCCGTTGCATTGGTGCCGAGGCCCTGATTCGATGGCCCAGCCCCGAGCGGGGCATGGTGGCGCCCGACCGGTTTATCCCCCTGGCGGAGGAGACCGGTATGATCCACGCCATAGGCGACTGGGTTCTGCAGCAGGCATTAAACCGCTTGCAGCGCTGGCAAACCGAACTACCCGGCTTCGACGGCTACCTCACCATCAACGTCTCGCCCTGGCAGTTTGCCCGTCCGGACTTTGTCACCAGCCTGCACAGCGCCATCCACAAAAGCAACATCCCCCACCACCGACTCTGCCTCGAGATCACCGAGGGGGTGCTGCTAACGGACCGGGAGGAGACCATCGACAAGCTCAACCAGTTGCGGAAGCTGGGGCTGATGATCGCCCTCGATGACTTCGGTACCGGTTACTCCTCGCTGGCCTATTTGAGGGACCTGCCGATTGACGTACTGAAGATCGATCGCTCCTTTATCAGCGACCTGCAGCTGGAGGCGCCACGTCACCTGGTGGATGCCATCATCTCCATCGGTCGCCACATGAACATCAAAACCGTGGCCGAGGGGGTGGAAACCGAGCCTCAGTGGAGCCACCTGAAGTCGATGGGCTGTGATAGTTTCCAGGGCTACCTCTTCTCCCCCGCCCTCAACGCGGAGGCGTTCAGTCGCTGGATCCGCCAGCATCAGCCTGGAAGCTGCGCATAA
- a CDS encoding DUF1538 domain-containing protein, protein MELLHDIFATLWATLGDVFPIATIIFGFQYLVLRKPVPNLKRVLIGFAYVVVGLSLFLMGLERALFPLGRLMAEQLTRPEFVYQGFDILPDEVLWEQYYWVYLFAFAIGFSTTIAEPSLIAVAIKASEVSGGAISTWGLRIAVAIGVAIGIALGCYRIVTGLPIHYFIIVGYILVVIQTWFAPRMIVPLAYDSGGVTTSTVTVPLVTALGLGLAETVPGRSVLIDGFGLIAFASLFPIMSVMGYAQLAEMSARRRRKQQERESELSPASTLERDNHAL, encoded by the coding sequence ATGGAACTGTTGCACGACATCTTTGCCACGCTTTGGGCCACCCTCGGGGATGTGTTCCCCATCGCCACCATCATCTTTGGCTTCCAGTACCTGGTGCTGCGCAAGCCAGTTCCCAACCTCAAGCGCGTGCTGATCGGTTTTGCCTACGTGGTGGTGGGGCTGTCGCTGTTTTTGATGGGCCTCGAACGGGCGCTCTTCCCCCTCGGCCGCCTGATGGCCGAGCAGCTGACCCGCCCCGAGTTTGTCTACCAGGGCTTCGACATCCTGCCGGATGAGGTGCTCTGGGAGCAGTATTACTGGGTCTACCTGTTCGCCTTCGCCATCGGCTTCAGCACCACCATCGCCGAGCCCTCGCTGATCGCAGTGGCGATCAAGGCGAGCGAGGTCTCCGGCGGCGCCATCAGTACCTGGGGACTTAGGATCGCGGTCGCCATCGGCGTCGCCATCGGGATCGCCCTGGGTTGCTACCGCATCGTTACCGGCCTGCCGATCCACTACTTCATTATCGTCGGCTACATTCTGGTGGTGATCCAGACCTGGTTTGCCCCGCGCATGATCGTCCCCCTGGCTTACGACTCCGGCGGCGTTACCACCTCGACGGTGACGGTGCCGCTGGTGACGGCCCTGGGGCTCGGACTGGCGGAGACCGTACCCGGGCGCAGCGTCCTGATCGACGGCTTTGGCCTGATCGCCTTCGCCAGCCTGTTTCCCATTATGAGCGTGATGGGTTATGCCCAGCTCGCCGAGATGAGCGCCCGCCGCCGGCGCAAGCAGCAGGAAAGGGAGTCGGAGCTCTCCCCTGCGTCCACCCTGGAGAGAGACAACCATGCACTTTAA
- a CDS encoding ABC transporter permease: protein MDFSIIFDNIDLYLEGAWTTIQLVFLALLLGLFIAVPLAVLRNNRNPLIWGPIWVYTYFFRGTPMLVQVFLVYYGFGQFEAMRESFLWPFFKEAYWCALFAFTLNTAAYTTEIFRGAIANTPYGEIEAARAYGMSRGQQIRRIILPSALRRALPAYSNEVVFMLHGSAIAGIVTIVDLTGAARLINAKYYSPFEAFIAAGLFYMAITFTIVFIFRQLEKRYHAHLRPRS, encoded by the coding sequence ATGGATTTCTCCATTATTTTCGACAACATCGACCTCTATCTCGAGGGGGCCTGGACCACGATTCAGCTGGTGTTCCTTGCGCTGCTGCTGGGGCTCTTTATCGCGGTGCCGCTGGCGGTCCTGCGTAACAACCGCAACCCGCTGATCTGGGGCCCCATCTGGGTCTATACCTACTTTTTCCGCGGCACCCCCATGCTGGTGCAGGTGTTTCTGGTCTACTACGGCTTCGGCCAGTTTGAGGCGATGCGGGAGAGCTTCCTGTGGCCCTTCTTCAAGGAGGCCTACTGGTGTGCACTCTTTGCCTTTACCCTCAACACCGCCGCCTATACCACTGAGATTTTCCGCGGAGCGATTGCCAATACCCCGTATGGGGAGATCGAGGCTGCCAGGGCTTACGGCATGAGTCGCGGGCAGCAGATCCGCCGCATTATCCTGCCCAGCGCCCTGCGCCGGGCCCTGCCGGCTTACAGCAACGAGGTGGTGTTTATGCTCCATGGCAGCGCGATCGCCGGTATTGTCACCATCGTCGACCTGACCGGTGCTGCGCGCCTGATCAATGCCAAGTATTACAGCCCGTTCGAGGCCTTCATTGCCGCGGGCCTGTTTTACATGGCGATCACCTTCACCATCGTGTTTATCTTCCGCCAGCTGGAAAAGCGCTATCACGCTCACCTGCGCCCCCGTTCCTGA